One window from the genome of Echinicola vietnamensis DSM 17526 encodes:
- a CDS encoding Crp/Fnr family transcriptional regulator, with amino-acid sequence MGKVLKTELLKEAFDHLIKLRPEIYRNLRPYLQVNTFQKGEIIRELNEPEQSTHFIYTGTAALLFPAKKGRDYRVKIFMEGTVAADLNAYFDQSDSPFYLRALSYVSCFSLKKEAEIALLNEMPEISRLSTLINRELLEETYKYLKSFQLPIDEGFPFFWEQYKEERAFLSKKDLAFIFNTSSATITKLINQLP; translated from the coding sequence ATGGGGAAGGTATTGAAGACCGAATTGCTGAAAGAAGCTTTTGACCATTTGATAAAATTACGTCCTGAGATATACAGAAACCTGAGGCCCTATCTTCAGGTCAACACCTTTCAAAAAGGAGAAATCATTCGTGAGCTGAATGAACCAGAACAATCCACTCATTTTATTTATACCGGTACAGCTGCCCTACTTTTTCCGGCCAAGAAAGGACGTGACTACCGAGTAAAGATTTTCATGGAAGGTACTGTGGCCGCTGATCTAAATGCCTATTTTGACCAATCCGATTCCCCTTTCTACCTAAGGGCACTGAGTTACGTTTCTTGCTTTTCATTGAAAAAAGAAGCAGAAATCGCACTTCTAAATGAAATGCCCGAAATCAGCCGACTAAGTACACTGATCAACCGGGAATTATTGGAAGAAACCTACAAATACCTAAAATCCTTTCAGCTTCCCATCGATGAGGGCTTCCCATTTTTCTGGGAACAATACAAAGAAGAGAGGGCCTTTCTCTCCAAAAAAGACCTGGCTTTTATATTCAATACATCCTCAGCCACTATCACCAAATTGATCAATCAGCTTCCATAA
- a CDS encoding DUF3703 domain-containing protein: protein MPKGLKSFFKQELVLYKEKLARGHLREAWRHLERAHVLGQPYPYQHSEAHWLMLRFGFMIKDWTEIRGQILRLFVGGVKSFVGKVPVGNTGGANVPPLLPMEIPEDLKVIIDRFKK, encoded by the coding sequence ATGCCTAAAGGCCTCAAGTCTTTTTTTAAGCAGGAGCTCGTTCTGTATAAAGAAAAACTCGCCAGGGGTCACCTTCGGGAAGCCTGGCGACATCTGGAGCGGGCGCACGTCCTTGGTCAGCCCTATCCATACCAGCACTCGGAAGCGCATTGGCTCATGCTCCGGTTTGGCTTCATGATCAAGGATTGGACAGAAATCCGGGGGCAGATACTCAGGCTTTTTGTGGGAGGGGTAAAGTCTTTTGTGGGAAAGGTACCTGTAGGCAATACCGGAGGAGCCAATGTTCCTCCCCTTTTGCCCATGGAAATACCTGAAGACCTGAAGGTAATAATAGATCGATTCAAAAAATAA
- a CDS encoding MauE/DoxX family redox-associated membrane protein encodes MKININWLVFQAAVIAFVVLWTMTGLEKLIGFGEFQDAMQNQTLPVGISRKLATLIVFLELLFVPFLLFRKTQKWGLLLSILLMTVFSTYIGLVWMGAFPRVPCSCAGFIESMSWSGHLLFNLAFILLGVLGLMIKTEVER; translated from the coding sequence ATGAAGATCAATATAAACTGGTTGGTGTTTCAGGCGGCAGTGATTGCATTTGTTGTTTTATGGACAATGACAGGATTGGAAAAGCTGATAGGTTTTGGAGAATTTCAAGATGCAATGCAGAACCAAACCCTTCCGGTCGGGATTTCCAGGAAGCTGGCTACTTTGATTGTTTTCCTTGAGCTTTTATTTGTCCCTTTCTTACTGTTCAGGAAAACGCAAAAGTGGGGATTGTTGCTGTCCATACTGCTGATGACGGTCTTTTCAACATATATAGGACTTGTGTGGATGGGAGCATTTCCTAGGGTGCCCTGCTCTTGTGCAGGATTTATTGAATCCATGAGCTGGTCGGGGCATTTATTGTTCAACTTGGCTTTTATTCTACTCGGAGTGTTAGGGCTAATGATAAAAACGGAGGTTGAACGTTAG
- a CDS encoding TlpA family protein disulfide reductase, with amino-acid sequence MKALTKNCFLAYLCLFGSNLYGNQLEVAGTPPAGAVGDTVSLQVKELKVGELMPDLLVKNVINHPEGEIQLSDYQGKLLILDFWATWCAPCVKGFPKMDSLRREFEGKLEILPVTYQDQEEVDKLFSRLKVLKDIEMPMAISDNTLRQLFPHRTLPHYVWIDPEGKVMAFTSKESVVRDSIRQVLEGVKELESKSAPKALFKRNELLFFGNRGFDEDKRILLQSVFMPYIEGMPAMYKVTGESDKSWMRIFLTNSDLPTYFGLAYGAGKVDFNRNRRILEVKEPDLLKYNADLDNYDEWKLDHRFCYELIVSPQYPGQEYDIMKADLERMFPEYWAAVEMRDTEVLALVRTDTSIDLRTDGGERKIEMDAFGLELNNERIGLLPYHWRFHLQLMRIPIVDDTGIEYRVDIQLEGKMNDLESIRKTLAPYGLDLVKKVMPIKMLVIRDRGQ; translated from the coding sequence ATGAAAGCGTTAACGAAAAACTGCTTCCTGGCATACCTATGCCTTTTCGGAAGCAATCTATATGGAAATCAATTGGAAGTTGCAGGCACCCCACCTGCGGGGGCGGTAGGCGATACCGTCTCCCTGCAGGTGAAGGAACTTAAGGTGGGTGAGCTGATGCCTGACTTATTGGTGAAAAATGTTATCAATCACCCTGAAGGGGAAATACAACTGTCCGATTACCAGGGCAAGCTGCTGATCCTGGACTTCTGGGCCACTTGGTGTGCGCCCTGTGTGAAAGGCTTTCCGAAGATGGATAGCTTACGGCGGGAGTTTGAGGGGAAGCTGGAAATCCTGCCAGTAACCTACCAAGATCAGGAGGAAGTGGACAAACTTTTTTCACGATTGAAGGTGCTAAAGGATATCGAGATGCCCATGGCGATTTCGGACAATACCTTACGGCAGCTATTTCCACACAGGACCTTGCCCCATTATGTATGGATAGACCCTGAGGGCAAGGTAATGGCCTTTACCTCTAAGGAATCGGTGGTTCGGGACAGTATCAGACAAGTTTTGGAGGGAGTAAAAGAATTGGAAAGCAAATCAGCTCCCAAGGCCCTTTTTAAAAGGAATGAACTGCTGTTTTTCGGGAACAGAGGATTTGATGAGGACAAGCGGATTCTACTGCAGTCGGTTTTTATGCCCTATATCGAGGGCATGCCGGCGATGTACAAGGTCACGGGGGAATCCGATAAAAGCTGGATGCGCATCTTCCTGACCAATTCCGACCTGCCCACCTATTTCGGGCTTGCCTATGGTGCGGGGAAGGTGGACTTCAACCGCAATCGAAGGATTTTGGAAGTAAAGGAACCGGACTTGCTAAAATACAATGCCGATCTGGACAATTATGATGAATGGAAGCTGGACCATCGTTTCTGCTATGAGCTTATCGTATCTCCCCAATACCCTGGGCAGGAATATGATATCATGAAAGCGGACCTGGAAAGGATGTTCCCCGAATACTGGGCAGCTGTGGAGATGAGGGATACCGAGGTATTGGCCTTGGTCCGGACGGATACATCCATTGACCTGAGAACAGATGGTGGAGAAAGAAAGATAGAAATGGATGCTTTTGGACTCGAGCTGAACAATGAGCGAATAGGACTGCTCCCCTATCACTGGCGTTTCCATCTTCAACTCATGAGGATTCCCATCGTGGATGATACGGGGATTGAGTATAGGGTAGATATCCAATTGGAGGGCAAGATGAATGACCTGGAAAGTATCAGGAAGACCCTTGCTCCCTATGGCTTGGACCTGGTCAAAAAGGTCATGCCCATCAAGATGCTGGTCATCAGGGATCGGGGTCAATGA
- a CDS encoding heavy metal translocating P-type ATPase translates to MLAYLPVGWPVLVKGWKSILKGDVFTEFFLVGIATLGAFAIGEYPEGVAVMLFYAIGELFQDAAVNRAKRNIKALLDIRPDSVSVQRNGQMVIVHPEEVQTGETIQVKPGEKVPLDGEMLREKSSFNTSALTGESKPATYNKGENVLAGMVNLDRLIELKVTRRFNESSLARILELVQNATARKSKTEQFIRKFARVYTPIVTFLAVGLTFLPYFFIENYVFEDWLYRVLIFLVISCPCALVISIPLGYFGGIGAASRKGILFKGSNFLDLMTRVNTVVMDKTGTLTRGVFEVQKAVTMDGITTDWLSLAAAMESKSTHPIAKAVTEYTKKQGGKISEPEQQEEIAGHGLKGKVNSKHLLIGNQKLMDKEGIVTCADAAREVNTVIHVAVDQKYAGYLVIADELKADAAQAINALHKSGVRELIMLSGDKDAVTQQVAKSLGIDKAFGDLLPEQKVEKVEELKKDTSRVIAFVGDGINDAPVLALADVGMAMGGLGSDAAIETADVVIQTDQPSKIATAIQIGKQTKRIVWQNISLAFGVKVIVLALGAGGLATMWEAVFADVGVAFLAILNAIRIQKMKF, encoded by the coding sequence GTGCTGGCCTATTTGCCTGTGGGTTGGCCGGTATTGGTCAAAGGCTGGAAGTCCATCCTGAAAGGTGATGTGTTCACTGAATTTTTCCTAGTGGGCATAGCCACCCTGGGGGCTTTTGCCATAGGTGAATATCCCGAGGGGGTGGCGGTGATGCTTTTCTATGCCATCGGGGAATTGTTTCAGGATGCAGCAGTGAACAGAGCCAAACGCAACATCAAAGCCCTGCTGGACATCCGCCCCGATTCGGTCTCTGTACAGCGAAACGGGCAAATGGTGATCGTACACCCGGAAGAAGTCCAAACCGGGGAAACCATACAAGTAAAACCCGGAGAAAAAGTACCCCTCGATGGGGAAATGCTGAGGGAAAAGAGCAGCTTCAATACCTCCGCTTTGACGGGTGAAAGCAAACCTGCTACGTACAACAAAGGAGAAAATGTGCTGGCTGGGATGGTGAACCTCGACAGGCTGATTGAACTGAAAGTAACCAGGCGGTTCAACGAAAGTTCACTTGCCCGTATCCTGGAGCTGGTGCAGAACGCTACCGCACGCAAGTCAAAAACCGAGCAGTTCATCCGCAAATTCGCACGGGTTTACACGCCCATTGTTACCTTTCTGGCGGTGGGATTGACCTTCCTGCCTTACTTTTTTATAGAAAACTATGTGTTTGAAGACTGGCTTTACCGGGTATTGATCTTTTTGGTGATCTCATGTCCTTGTGCGTTGGTCATCTCAATACCGCTCGGCTATTTCGGAGGAATAGGCGCAGCTTCCCGTAAAGGGATACTGTTCAAAGGCTCCAACTTTCTTGACCTCATGACCAGAGTAAACACCGTAGTGATGGACAAAACAGGCACGTTGACCAGAGGGGTGTTTGAAGTTCAGAAAGCCGTGACCATGGACGGTATTACTACAGATTGGCTAAGTCTGGCGGCAGCTATGGAAAGTAAATCCACACATCCCATCGCAAAAGCCGTTACAGAATATACTAAAAAGCAGGGAGGGAAAATTTCAGAACCCGAGCAACAGGAAGAAATAGCCGGGCACGGTCTGAAAGGAAAAGTAAATAGTAAGCATTTGCTCATCGGCAATCAAAAACTGATGGACAAGGAAGGGATTGTTACCTGTGCTGATGCTGCCAGAGAGGTCAATACTGTCATCCATGTAGCAGTGGACCAAAAATATGCCGGTTATCTGGTGATTGCAGATGAACTCAAAGCCGATGCTGCCCAGGCAATTAATGCATTACACAAATCAGGAGTTCGGGAACTGATCATGCTGTCAGGAGATAAGGATGCTGTGACCCAACAAGTGGCAAAATCACTCGGAATAGATAAAGCCTTTGGCGATCTGCTGCCAGAGCAAAAGGTGGAAAAAGTAGAAGAACTGAAAAAGGATACCAGCCGTGTCATCGCATTTGTGGGGGACGGTATCAACGATGCTCCCGTCCTTGCTCTGGCAGATGTAGGCATGGCAATGGGTGGTTTGGGCAGTGATGCCGCCATTGAGACAGCCGATGTGGTCATTCAGACCGACCAGCCCTCTAAAATTGCTACTGCTATTCAAATAGGTAAACAGACCAAGCGTATCGTATGGCAAAATATCAGCCTGGCATTTGGGGTGAAGGTTATTGTGCTGGCACTGGGAGCCGGAGGCCTGGCTACCATGTGGGAAGCCGTCTTTGCTGATGTGGGAGTGGCCTTTCTCGCGATTTTGAATGCGATAAGAATCCAGAAAATGAAGTTTTAA
- a CDS encoding helix-turn-helix domain-containing protein, translating to MKEENGSEFTVLENKNIGRNFSAFRKLRDKKALEVADYLGMSEANYTKYERGENKITIDLIQKVAEFLKVDPLQIVSSQPGHVIENLTGSPVAIQTNSTFQTTNEKQNEMMLTLMQEIVEMNKALRKMIEDKK from the coding sequence ATGAAGGAGGAAAATGGAAGCGAGTTTACAGTACTCGAGAACAAGAATATAGGTAGAAACTTTTCTGCTTTTCGTAAACTAAGGGACAAGAAAGCTTTAGAGGTGGCTGATTATTTGGGTATGTCAGAAGCCAACTATACCAAATATGAGCGTGGAGAGAATAAAATTACGATTGATCTTATTCAGAAGGTTGCTGAATTCTTGAAGGTGGATCCACTTCAGATTGTTTCCAGTCAACCAGGACATGTAATAGAAAATCTTACCGGTTCCCCTGTTGCAATACAAACTAATAGTACCTTTCAAACTACTAACGAAAAGCAAAATGAAATGATGCTCACGCTTATGCAAGAGATTGTTGAAATGAATAAGGCATTACGGAAAATGATAGAGGATAAGAAGTAA
- a CDS encoding transposase, whose translation MQYFLGYSSYSPEPPFDPSLFVEIRKRMGDELIAEMNARVLAYSSPVPVRDMNGDGADDDGDGPHKGELLIDATACLQDIAYPIDLNLLNDARLKSESIIDLLHKKLPEGKKPRTYRKKARKDYLKVAQNRNPGRKTIRKGIKSQLQYLRRNLKTIEGQLDRFKIFPLPHKWQRYYWIIQTLYLQQKEMFDNRSRSVEDRIVSIHQPHVRPIVRGKARNKTEFGAKIHLLLVDGYAFLDTISWDAYHEGCHLADYVENYRKRFGFYPAKVLADKLYCSRENRKWLKSKGIKLSAKLLGRPSARAVEDHVRPGERNPIEGKFGQAKNGYGMDRIRARLRNTSQSWIASIILVLNLVRLAGRALLCRSFSAWNALGMTIIDRENSFLDDLVDKNRPERNFRPVLIPCSC comes from the coding sequence ATGCAGTACTTTCTGGGCTACAGTTCCTACAGCCCGGAACCTCCTTTTGACCCCTCCCTTTTTGTGGAGATCCGCAAACGGATGGGAGATGAACTGATCGCCGAGATGAATGCCAGGGTACTGGCCTACAGCTCACCGGTACCGGTCCGGGACATGAATGGCGACGGGGCTGACGATGACGGGGACGGCCCCCATAAGGGGGAACTGCTGATTGATGCCACGGCCTGTCTGCAGGACATTGCCTACCCCATCGATCTGAACCTGCTCAATGATGCCCGCCTGAAGAGCGAGTCGATCATTGATCTGCTCCACAAAAAGCTTCCGGAGGGCAAGAAGCCGCGAACCTATCGTAAGAAGGCCCGTAAGGACTACCTTAAAGTGGCCCAAAACCGGAACCCGGGCCGTAAAACGATCCGAAAGGGCATCAAGTCCCAGCTCCAATACCTCAGGCGTAACCTGAAAACCATAGAAGGCCAACTGGACAGGTTCAAAATATTTCCCCTGCCCCATAAATGGCAGCGGTATTATTGGATCATCCAGACACTGTACCTCCAGCAGAAGGAGATGTTCGATAACCGGTCGAGGAGTGTGGAGGACCGGATCGTGAGTATCCACCAGCCCCATGTCCGCCCGATAGTCCGGGGCAAGGCCCGGAACAAAACCGAGTTTGGGGCGAAGATCCACCTTTTGCTGGTAGACGGATATGCCTTTTTGGACACCATTTCCTGGGACGCCTACCATGAAGGCTGCCACCTGGCCGATTATGTGGAGAACTACCGGAAGCGCTTTGGCTTTTATCCTGCCAAGGTTTTGGCCGATAAACTGTACTGCAGCCGGGAAAACCGGAAATGGCTTAAATCCAAGGGGATCAAGCTGTCGGCCAAGCTCCTGGGCCGGCCCTCGGCCCGGGCAGTGGAAGACCACGTAAGGCCGGGGGAAAGGAATCCGATAGAGGGCAAGTTCGGGCAGGCCAAGAACGGTTATGGGATGGACCGGATCAGGGCAAGGCTCAGGAATACCAGCCAATCATGGATTGCCTCTATCATCTTGGTGCTCAACCTGGTCAGATTGGCCGGGCGGGCACTGTTGTGCCGGAGTTTTTCAGCATGGAATGCCCTGGGAATGACCATTATAGACCGGGAAAATAGCTTCTTGGACGACCTGGTTGATAAAAACCGGCCTGAGCGGAATTTCAGGCCGGTTCTTATACCCTGTTCATGCTGA
- a CDS encoding SusC/RagA family TonB-linked outer membrane protein has translation MKKIIPWIICWLWSGMAMAQETYILKGKVLDHRDVPLIGATIQIADSGKGTVTDEYGVFSLQVAKSELRIVSSYLGYQRQSRDISLPLEEELIVKLEKEAMGLEGVEVVSTGYQQISKERATGSFVHLDSSLIERPVSTSILERLGDVTPGLIFNRNGPASDALSIRGRSTLFANSSPLIIVDGFPYDGPIENINPNDVESINVLRDAAAASIWGVKAGNGVIVISTKSGRIGSKPKVSLNSNITIGEVFDPYYQPQMSVNDFIDTELMLFDRGFYNSKENTPRKTALSPVVETLIAARDGEIDQSIADARIAAYRKQDLREAYLRDFYRKSINQQYALNISGGSERQSYFLTAGWDKNLETVKYRGMERFTLGGKQEIKLLKDRLKLSTGIYFTKTHKDRNGLAYGELKQSSNDVLAPYVQFRDENGNPMAITKDYRGGFLDGAEAEGLLDWRYNPLQDIHEQSDILQGRDIRMNLGLDYKIIKGLNAQVSYQYWTNEQEVKQHYGAKSYYARDWVNQYTQVDEEGNLTRIIPEGGILDRSQYSSFSHNGRAQLNYETDWEQGDWVSIAGAEVKSFESSSLGTRFYGYNYRVGNIAQMDYVNPYPVYYFPSASLRIPNGDQVGGTVDRYLSYYLNSAYTHQGKYTLSVSGRKDTSNLFGVDANQKGVPLWSVGAAWILSEEDFYPMKDWLPYAKLRFTYGYNGNIDKRVSAYTTAIRNGNSNITGLPKGIILNPPNPSLSWERIKIVNLGLDWASKDDRFSGTLEYYIKNGLDLIGDIPYAPSSGITEFRGNTASTQTHGLDFNISASVIRGAFQWRINHFHSWIKERVGDYELVGPVNQYLSLGMGGDHDLPIPLSGKPLYAIYSYAWAGLDPDTGDPLGYLDGEASNDYRGIITGATPESLIYHGPSRPSHFGALRNDFSWQGWNLSFNISYRLGYYYRRNSVRYANVLNAQGGHGDFALRWQNPGDETSTHVPSMPDRLNANRDNFYSFSSVLVEKGDHIRLQDIRLGYTFDQRTSPKLPFQRMALYAYANNLGIIWKAAKDDPLDPDFRTAKPLKSIALGVKIDF, from the coding sequence ATGAAAAAGATTATACCATGGATAATTTGTTGGCTGTGGTCCGGAATGGCCATGGCACAGGAGACCTATATCCTCAAGGGGAAGGTCTTGGACCATCGGGATGTGCCGTTGATTGGGGCGACCATACAGATAGCGGATAGTGGAAAGGGAACGGTGACGGATGAATACGGAGTTTTTTCACTTCAGGTAGCTAAATCTGAGCTCCGTATAGTATCCAGCTATTTGGGCTACCAAAGACAAAGCAGGGACATTAGCCTACCCTTGGAGGAGGAGCTGATCGTAAAACTGGAAAAAGAAGCAATGGGACTGGAAGGCGTGGAAGTGGTCTCCACGGGTTACCAGCAAATTTCCAAGGAGCGGGCCACTGGCTCTTTTGTCCATCTGGACAGCAGCCTGATCGAGCGCCCTGTTAGCACTAGCATTCTTGAGCGGCTTGGGGACGTGACGCCGGGACTGATATTTAACCGAAATGGCCCTGCATCTGATGCTCTTTCCATCCGTGGCAGAAGCACCCTATTTGCCAATAGCAGCCCATTGATCATAGTGGATGGCTTTCCCTATGATGGTCCCATAGAGAACATCAACCCCAATGATGTGGAAAGCATCAATGTACTCAGGGATGCAGCTGCCGCTTCCATCTGGGGAGTAAAGGCCGGCAATGGGGTGATCGTGATCAGCACCAAAAGCGGCCGGATAGGCAGTAAGCCCAAGGTTTCCCTGAACAGCAATATTACAATCGGAGAGGTCTTTGATCCTTATTACCAGCCCCAGATGTCGGTAAATGATTTTATAGATACCGAGCTGATGCTTTTTGACAGGGGATTTTATAATTCCAAAGAAAACACGCCCAGAAAGACAGCGCTAAGTCCTGTAGTGGAAACCTTGATCGCTGCTAGGGATGGGGAAATCGACCAGTCAATAGCGGATGCTCGCATAGCTGCCTACAGAAAACAGGATCTGCGGGAGGCATACTTGAGGGATTTTTACCGAAAAAGCATCAATCAACAATACGCCCTGAATATCTCCGGTGGCAGCGAAAGACAAAGTTATTTCCTGACAGCAGGTTGGGATAAGAACCTGGAGACCGTCAAGTACAGGGGCATGGAACGCTTTACCCTGGGAGGAAAACAGGAAATCAAGCTACTGAAGGATCGGCTAAAGCTAAGCACAGGTATCTACTTCACCAAAACCCATAAAGACCGCAATGGGCTGGCCTATGGTGAACTCAAGCAATCCAGCAATGATGTGCTGGCCCCTTATGTGCAGTTCAGGGATGAAAATGGTAATCCTATGGCCATCACCAAGGACTACCGGGGTGGATTTTTGGATGGTGCTGAAGCTGAAGGTCTGCTGGACTGGCGCTATAATCCCTTGCAGGACATCCATGAGCAATCCGATATTTTGCAAGGCAGGGATATCCGTATGAACCTTGGATTGGATTATAAAATCATCAAAGGCCTGAATGCCCAAGTATCCTACCAGTACTGGACCAATGAGCAGGAAGTTAAACAGCACTATGGAGCGAAAAGCTATTATGCCCGTGACTGGGTCAACCAGTACACACAGGTGGATGAAGAGGGAAACCTTACCCGCATCATTCCTGAGGGCGGGATTTTGGACCGTTCCCAATATTCAAGCTTTTCACATAACGGACGGGCGCAGCTGAACTATGAAACGGACTGGGAGCAAGGGGACTGGGTGTCCATAGCAGGGGCAGAAGTAAAGTCCTTTGAAAGTTCCAGTCTTGGGACCCGCTTTTACGGATATAATTATCGGGTGGGCAATATTGCCCAGATGGACTATGTCAATCCCTATCCAGTGTATTATTTCCCCTCTGCCTCCTTACGCATTCCCAATGGGGACCAGGTAGGCGGGACAGTGGACCGCTATCTTAGCTATTACCTGAATTCTGCCTATACCCATCAGGGGAAATATACCCTTTCGGTAAGTGGCAGAAAGGATACCTCCAACCTCTTTGGGGTAGATGCCAACCAAAAGGGCGTGCCGCTTTGGTCTGTTGGGGCTGCATGGATATTGAGTGAGGAAGATTTCTATCCCATGAAAGATTGGCTGCCCTATGCCAAGCTGAGATTTACCTATGGCTATAATGGCAATATTGACAAGCGGGTTTCTGCCTATACTACGGCCATAAGGAACGGCAACAGCAATATTACAGGTTTGCCCAAAGGAATCATCCTCAACCCGCCCAATCCATCATTGAGCTGGGAGCGCATTAAGATCGTCAACCTGGGATTGGACTGGGCATCGAAGGATGATAGGTTTTCGGGCACCTTGGAATATTATATCAAAAATGGACTGGACCTGATCGGGGATATACCCTATGCCCCAAGTTCCGGCATTACGGAGTTTAGGGGAAACACGGCCAGTACACAAACACATGGCCTGGATTTTAATATCAGTGCTTCAGTGATCAGGGGAGCTTTCCAGTGGCGCATCAATCATTTCCATTCTTGGATCAAGGAAAGGGTCGGCGATTATGAGTTGGTGGGCCCTGTGAACCAATACCTTTCATTGGGAATGGGCGGAGATCATGATTTGCCCATACCACTTAGTGGGAAACCGCTTTATGCTATTTATAGCTATGCTTGGGCAGGACTGGACCCGGATACCGGAGATCCCTTGGGCTATCTGGACGGCGAAGCCTCCAATGATTATCGAGGCATCATCACTGGAGCCACCCCTGAAAGCCTGATTTACCATGGGCCATCCAGACCAAGCCATTTTGGTGCACTTAGAAATGATTTCAGTTGGCAAGGATGGAACCTGTCCTTTAATATCAGTTACCGCTTGGGCTATTATTACAGGAGGAACAGCGTGCGATATGCCAATGTCCTCAATGCCCAAGGGGGACATGGGGACTTTGCCCTGCGTTGGCAAAACCCGGGGGATGAAACCAGTACCCACGTGCCATCCATGCCGGACAGGTTGAATGCCAATAGGGATAATTTCTATAGTTTTTCCTCGGTGCTCGTGGAGAAAGGGGATCATATTAGGCTACAGGACATCCGCTTGGGATATACCTTTGACCAAAGGACATCCCCCAAACTACCTTTCCAAAGAATGGCCCTATATGCCTATGCCAATAACCTGGGGATCATTTGGAAAGCGGCAAAAGATGACCCTTTGGATCCCGATTTCAGAACAGCAAAGCCACTTAAGAGCATTGCTCTAGGAGTGAAAATAGATTTCTAA
- a CDS encoding RagB/SusD family nutrient uptake outer membrane protein — MKNITNPILTIMIISIIHLLSSCQDFLDEKPSTDLVVPDNLEDIQALLDNEYIMNRNSDMGEVASDDYFISKQEWESWNEITRNAHVWADIISPTGRFVSWNSLYEQVFYANVALEQLDDIVPDSNEQVDWDRLRGSALFYRSSAFYNLLRIFTMPYHLADPDLGIPLKLSADVNKLAKRSSIEDSYAQVIADLEVALDLLPSRATIATRPSKQAVYGLLARVYLSMGDYQKVFNYTSLALELGNELMDYANLEQGNTFGFKRLNEEVVYCSYFSSGSIGYSSDTFILSEIYESYAAGDLRKSLFFTQPNQDGHVKFRGTYMGNLYLFDGIATDELLLNRAEAAVRLGNEELALEDLNYLLEHRFEVGKFEPIAGISGEDLLERILEERRKELVFRGLRWEDLRRLTGSQYEKIVTRDLDGEIYTLEPGSPKYAYPIPLDELQLNDMKQNPR; from the coding sequence ATGAAAAACATAACTAACCCCATACTCACCATTATGATCATCAGTATCATTCATTTATTGTCTTCCTGTCAGGATTTTCTGGATGAAAAGCCCAGTACCGATCTGGTGGTTCCTGATAACTTGGAAGATATACAGGCCCTTTTGGATAATGAATATATCATGAACAGAAATTCCGATATGGGTGAGGTAGCCTCAGATGATTATTTTATCAGCAAGCAAGAATGGGAAAGCTGGAATGAGATTACCCGTAATGCCCATGTCTGGGCAGACATTATCTCTCCAACAGGCAGGTTTGTTTCTTGGAACTCCCTTTATGAACAGGTTTTTTACGCTAATGTTGCCCTGGAGCAACTTGATGATATTGTGCCGGATTCAAATGAGCAGGTGGACTGGGACCGTTTGAGGGGATCGGCTTTATTCTATCGTTCAAGTGCATTTTATAATCTGCTTCGGATTTTTACCATGCCCTATCATCTGGCAGATCCTGATTTGGGTATCCCTTTAAAATTAAGTGCTGATGTTAATAAACTGGCAAAAAGGTCTTCCATCGAAGATAGCTATGCCCAGGTAATTGCAGATTTGGAAGTCGCATTGGACTTATTGCCTTCGAGGGCGACCATTGCCACCAGACCTTCCAAGCAAGCGGTTTATGGGCTATTGGCAAGGGTTTATCTTTCTATGGGGGATTATCAAAAAGTGTTTAATTACACTTCACTTGCACTTGAACTGGGAAATGAACTGATGGATTATGCCAATTTAGAGCAGGGTAATACTTTTGGTTTCAAGAGGCTTAATGAGGAAGTGGTCTATTGCAGTTATTTTTCATCAGGCTCCATTGGTTATTCTTCCGATACTTTTATCCTTTCGGAAATCTATGAAAGTTATGCAGCCGGTGACCTAAGAAAGTCACTGTTCTTTACCCAACCTAATCAGGATGGCCATGTCAAATTCAGGGGAACCTATATGGGTAATCTTTATTTGTTTGATGGAATAGCCACGGATGAACTTTTGCTGAACAGGGCAGAAGCGGCTGTAAGACTGGGCAATGAGGAGCTGGCTTTGGAGGATCTGAACTATCTATTAGAGCACCGATTTGAGGTAGGAAAGTTTGAACCCATAGCAGGGATTTCAGGGGAGGATTTATTGGAGCGGATATTGGAAGAACGAAGAAAAGAATTGGTTTTTCGTGGATTGCGTTGGGAGGATTTGAGGAGACTGACAGGCAGTCAATATGAAAAGATAGTCACTAGGGACTTGGATGGGGAAATCTACACTTTAGAACCAGGAAGTCCAAAATATGCCTATCCCATACCATTGGATGAATTGCAGCTGAATGACATGAAACAAAATCCAAGATAG